A genomic stretch from Hemicordylus capensis ecotype Gifberg chromosome 5, rHemCap1.1.pri, whole genome shotgun sequence includes:
- the LOC128327432 gene encoding mRNA turnover protein 4 homolog, translating to MTNEETVLGKSKRDKKVSLTKTTKKGLEVKQNLIGELRKCVDTYKRLFIFSFTNVRNNRLKDIRNAWKHSRIFFGKNKVMMVALGRSPTDEYKDNLHQVSKHLRGEVGLLFTSRTKDEVLDWFSKFKESDFARAGNKATLTVGLDMGPLEQFPHSMEPQLRQLGLPTALKKGVVTLISDYEVCKEGDVLTPEQARILKLFGYKMADFKVTIRSVWHAETGDFEQLVEGTKDSAEGMEEEEKDDDESEED from the coding sequence ATGACCAATGAGGAGACAGTTCTGGGAAAGTCTAAGCGGGATAAGAAGGTTTCCTTGACAAAGACCACCAAGAAAGGCTTGGAAGTCAAGCAGAACTTGATAGGAGAGCTCCGGAAATGTGTGGACACCTACAAACGcctctttattttttctttcaccAACGTACGAAACAACAGACTGAAGGATATTCGCAATGCCTGGAAACACAGCCGAATATTCTTTGGAAAAAACAAAGTTATGATGGTGGCATTGGGACGGAGCCCAACTGATGAATATAAAGATAACTTACACCAGGTCAGTAAGCATCTGCGGGGAGAGGTTGGTCTTCTCTTTACTAGTCGCACCAAAGATGAAGTTCTAGATTGGTTTTCAAAGTTTAAAGAATCCGACTTTGCCCGGGCTGGAAACAAAGCCACCCTCACCGTCGGCCTGGATATGGGGCCGTTGGAGCAGTTTCCACACTCCATGGAGCCTCAGTTGCGGCAGCTGGGATTGCCGACGGCGCTGAAGAAAGGAGTGGTGACATTAATCTCAGATTACGAGGTCTGCAAAGAGGGGGACGTCCTGACCCCTGAACAAGCTCGCATCCTGAAACTCTTTGGCTACAAAATGGCGGACTTCAAGGTGACCATCAGAAGCGTGTGGCATGCAGAGACGGGCGACTTCGAGCAGCTGGTGGAAGGCACCAAGGACAGTGcggaagggatggaggaggaggagaaagatgaTGATGAGAGTGAGGAGGACTAG